One part of the Vibrio palustris genome encodes these proteins:
- a CDS encoding NAD(P)H nitroreductase — MDALEMLLNRRSMAKLKEPAPHGEVLENIIQAGLRAPDHGLLTPWRFVIAQGEGLDTLSAIFAEAEIKSGSDEVIVNKAKNAPKRAPMVITVIATVKPHEKVPALEQHLSAGCAVQAMQMAALAQGFQGMWRSGSWIFNENVKNAFHLEQNDQIVGFLYLGSPAMKPLDVPQRNSQDFVSYL; from the coding sequence ATGGACGCACTAGAAATGCTGCTAAACCGACGTTCTATGGCGAAGTTGAAGGAGCCTGCTCCTCATGGGGAAGTACTAGAAAATATTATCCAAGCAGGATTGCGAGCCCCAGATCATGGGTTATTGACGCCATGGCGCTTTGTTATTGCGCAAGGTGAAGGCTTAGATACTTTATCCGCTATTTTTGCCGAAGCAGAAATCAAATCCGGTAGTGATGAAGTTATAGTTAATAAAGCCAAAAATGCACCTAAGCGTGCACCAATGGTGATTACTGTTATTGCGACCGTTAAACCACACGAGAAGGTTCCGGCTTTAGAGCAGCATTTATCGGCAGGATGCGCGGTGCAAGCAATGCAGATGGCAGCATTAGCACAAGGTTTTCAAGGCATGTGGCGCAGTGGTAGTTGGATATTTAATGAGAACGTAAAAAATGCTTTTCATCTTGAGCAAAACGATCAGATTGTTGGGTTCTTATATTTAGGATCACCTGCAATGAAACCGCTGGATGTGCCACAACGTAATAGCCAAGACTTTGTTAGCTATTTGTAA
- a CDS encoding YkgJ family cysteine cluster protein, giving the protein MECRLGCGACCIAPSISSPIPGMPNGKPAGVRCIQLNQDNLCQLFGKPERPAVCSQFQADIEICGQTSTQAIAIITELEIVT; this is encoded by the coding sequence ATGGAATGTCGTTTAGGCTGCGGCGCATGTTGTATTGCCCCGAGCATTTCCTCTCCCATTCCGGGCATGCCAAATGGCAAGCCTGCGGGAGTGCGCTGCATACAGCTCAATCAAGATAACTTATGCCAGTTATTTGGTAAGCCAGAACGCCCTGCAGTGTGTAGTCAGTTTCAAGCAGATATTGAGATATGCGGACAAACCAGCACGCAGGCCATCGCGATTATTACCGAATTAGAGATAGTCACTTAG
- a CDS encoding Flp family type IVb pilin — translation MFNKLCAKAYATTASYVHSFSADKRGVTAIEYAIIGVAISAIIFAMFNGKLSTALDGAMKTISDNIDSASKIK, via the coding sequence ATGTTTAATAAATTATGTGCAAAAGCTTACGCAACGACTGCTTCTTACGTTCACTCTTTTTCTGCTGATAAACGCGGTGTGACGGCAATTGAATACGCAATTATTGGTGTAGCAATCTCTGCAATAATTTTTGCTATGTTCAATGGCAAGTTATCTACAGCATTGGACGGTGCAATGAAGACTATTTCAGACAATATTGATAGCGCTTCAAAAATTAAGTAG
- a CDS encoding LysR family transcriptional regulator has translation MKLDDLNLFRLVVENGSYTATSRKTMIPVATITRRIQALEDSLNLRLLNRHARKLSLTEAGERFFNECSPLLNRLASMTEEITDECRGASGKIKISAPSNLTKRLMMPMFIAFMRQYPDINIELTTSNHADQLDPTEWDVIFRVGPQRDSSLIARKLSEVKDVLVASPDYLALNPIPSHADDLHQHYLLKGYPLIKWHLTNSKGDNVVNMDKGRFQANTIDVVRHACTQGLGIALMPDMMSEEYIEAGTLKRVLDDWSANPRDIYMLYNHKDHLPEKVRLFIDFVIGYDLT, from the coding sequence ATGAAATTAGATGACCTCAACCTCTTTCGACTGGTGGTCGAAAATGGCAGCTACACGGCGACATCCCGTAAGACTATGATTCCAGTAGCCACCATTACCCGACGCATTCAGGCACTTGAAGATTCCTTAAATCTTAGATTGCTGAATCGTCATGCGAGAAAACTGTCGTTAACCGAAGCTGGGGAACGATTCTTTAACGAATGCTCTCCTTTACTCAATCGATTAGCCAGTATGACCGAAGAAATTACGGATGAATGTCGTGGCGCATCGGGTAAAATAAAAATTTCCGCCCCTTCAAACTTAACTAAACGCTTAATGATGCCGATGTTTATCGCGTTTATGCGACAATATCCCGACATCAACATTGAACTAACAACCAGTAATCATGCCGATCAACTTGATCCGACGGAATGGGATGTGATTTTTCGGGTTGGTCCACAACGTGATTCAAGCCTTATTGCCCGTAAACTTAGCGAAGTGAAAGACGTACTTGTCGCAAGTCCTGATTATCTCGCATTAAATCCTATTCCCTCTCACGCCGATGACTTACATCAACATTATCTACTCAAAGGTTACCCTTTAATTAAGTGGCATTTAACTAATAGCAAAGGGGACAATGTTGTCAATATGGACAAAGGGCGCTTTCAAGCTAATACGATTGATGTTGTCAGGCATGCATGCACACAAGGGCTAGGTATTGCACTCATGCCAGATATGATGTCAGAAGAGTATATTGAAGCTGGAACGTTGAAACGCGTACTCGATGATTGGTCTGCTAACCCCCGTGATATTTACATGCTGTATAACCACAAAGATCACTTGCCCGAAAAAGTTCGTCTCTTCATCGACTTCGTTATTGGATACGATTTAACCTAA
- a CDS encoding response regulator: MYKADVRLQADTATQLAPETVQGQIIMLVDDDPIFRHLTRAFLVSYGYEVVEAENGLEGLRLLSERCPDLILCDLSMPVLNGMEFVEEVSLEYPSLPLIIISATDDMSQVAKALRFGIKDFLPKPIRDHEHLRGAIENTLADNRDTQADQRDFSSQWYRVDDETTLAEERDLYWHLEYLHKHPNAARELLQALLPDNESAQGAWQCSYRLLQSTENMPLVFDYSWLINGQMMFYIVDSSSDPDDGVGTTLLVRALFYDYLRNTRNLSVDLKDFADIVERGIKCTEHTAPVSAMFGLVNFNDGTLSILPAGLSCRWSNTIKQVSVSGDVQLGSNCLKNFMVTELQLKTACKLTLSEVGSSNFVFDIYMKEKI, translated from the coding sequence ATGTACAAAGCTGATGTTCGACTACAAGCCGACACTGCCACACAACTAGCTCCAGAAACCGTTCAGGGCCAAATTATCATGCTGGTGGATGACGATCCAATTTTTCGTCATTTGACTCGAGCTTTTTTAGTTTCCTATGGCTATGAAGTCGTTGAAGCCGAGAATGGCTTGGAAGGGCTACGCCTGCTTTCTGAGCGTTGCCCAGACTTAATACTGTGTGATTTGTCGATGCCAGTATTAAATGGAATGGAGTTTGTTGAAGAAGTGAGTTTAGAGTACCCATCTCTACCGCTTATCATCATTTCTGCGACCGACGATATGTCGCAAGTAGCGAAAGCGCTGCGATTTGGGATCAAAGATTTTCTGCCAAAACCGATTCGTGATCATGAGCATTTACGTGGTGCGATTGAAAATACCTTAGCGGATAATAGGGACACTCAAGCTGATCAACGAGATTTTTCTAGTCAATGGTACCGTGTTGACGATGAAACAACGTTAGCAGAAGAGCGTGATTTGTATTGGCATCTAGAGTACTTGCATAAGCATCCTAATGCGGCCAGAGAGTTGTTACAGGCTTTATTACCTGACAACGAGTCAGCACAAGGTGCATGGCAATGCAGTTACCGACTATTACAATCGACAGAAAATATGCCGTTGGTGTTTGACTATTCCTGGTTGATCAATGGGCAAATGATGTTTTATATCGTGGATTCTAGTAGCGATCCGGATGACGGTGTTGGTACCACTTTACTGGTTCGCGCGTTGTTTTATGATTACCTCAGAAATACACGTAATTTGAGTGTCGATCTTAAAGACTTTGCAGATATTGTGGAGAGGGGAATTAAATGCACAGAACATACTGCGCCAGTCTCTGCCATGTTTGGTTTAGTGAATTTTAATGATGGTACTCTATCCATCCTTCCTGCTGGTTTATCGTGTCGATGGTCTAATACTATCAAGCAGGTGAGTGTGTCTGGGGATGTACAGCTTGGTAGTAACTGTTTGAAGAACTTTATGGTGACTGAATTGCAGTTAAAAACGGCATGTAAACTTACCCTTAGTGAAGTGGGTAGCAGTAACTTTGTGTTTGATATTTATATGAAAGAAAAAATTTAA
- a CDS encoding YbaB/EbfC family nucleoid-associated protein, producing the protein MFGGKGGMGNLMKQAQQMQDRMQQMQEEVANMEVTGESGAGLVKVTITGSHNVRRVDIDQSLMEDDKEMLEDLIAAAFNDAARRIEETQKEKMDSVTGGMQLPPGMKMPF; encoded by the coding sequence ATGTTTGGTGGAAAAGGCGGTATGGGCAACCTCATGAAGCAAGCCCAACAAATGCAAGATCGCATGCAACAAATGCAAGAAGAAGTAGCGAATATGGAAGTGACGGGTGAGTCCGGTGCTGGTCTAGTTAAAGTGACCATTACCGGTAGCCATAATGTCCGCCGTGTCGATATCGATCAAAGCTTGATGGAAGACGATAAAGAAATGCTAGAAGATTTGATTGCCGCTGCATTTAACGATGCTGCGCGTCGAATTGAGGAAACGCAAAAAGAGAAAATGGATTCTGTGACTGGCGGTATGCAATTACCACCAGGTATGAAAATGCCATTTTAA
- the cpaB gene encoding Flp pilus assembly protein CpaB, which produces MNIKLVSLFAVLAIAIGVYGITHQQQHKETKPAVAKQEKRFTVYLAKTDLSPKQAVTRSDVYIEQWPEAKANQYGLDSNLSIDFSQNPIARKTIQKNQLVYRSSMIYESDPEYVDYIVDAGMIAFPVDINSDSIVGGVIHSDSKVDILALASTRQNLANGETVNSFRGVSLTPVLRNVRVLKLTKHMVKNKDGKVDGEKTSLVLELNPKQVATLTIAKRIAQLEVHQSVKNATAKELSADAGDVLDSYHAITEFRAGSATVK; this is translated from the coding sequence ATGAATATAAAATTAGTCAGTTTATTTGCCGTATTAGCCATCGCGATTGGTGTCTATGGTATTACTCATCAACAGCAGCATAAAGAAACTAAGCCTGCCGTCGCTAAGCAAGAAAAGCGTTTTACTGTATATCTCGCTAAAACGGATCTTTCACCCAAGCAAGCCGTAACACGTTCAGATGTGTATATTGAGCAGTGGCCAGAAGCCAAAGCCAATCAATACGGTCTAGATAGTAACCTTTCTATTGATTTCTCCCAGAATCCGATTGCACGTAAAACTATTCAAAAAAATCAATTAGTGTATCGCAGTTCCATGATTTATGAGAGCGACCCCGAGTACGTTGATTATATCGTTGATGCTGGCATGATTGCTTTTCCAGTGGATATCAATTCAGATTCGATTGTCGGTGGTGTCATTCATAGTGACTCTAAAGTCGACATTCTAGCATTGGCATCAACTCGACAAAACCTCGCTAATGGTGAGACGGTCAATAGCTTCCGAGGTGTTTCTTTAACCCCCGTACTACGCAACGTACGAGTTCTGAAATTAACCAAGCATATGGTTAAAAATAAAGATGGTAAGGTCGATGGCGAAAAAACCTCGCTTGTGCTTGAGCTAAACCCAAAGCAAGTGGCGACATTAACCATTGCTAAGCGCATCGCTCAATTAGAAGTGCATCAATCAGTAAAAAATGCTACAGCGAAAGAGCTTTCTGCTGATGCTGGCGATGTACTAGATTCATACCACGCAATCACTGAGTTTCGCGCAGGCAGCGCGACCGTTAAATAG
- a CDS encoding YcgN family cysteine cluster protein — translation MTTPFWQAKSLEQMSEQEWESLCDGCGKCCLHKLMDDDTDEVYYTNVGCSLLDNDTCSCKDYENRFDSGEACLKLTRDKINEFNWLPDTCAYRLLAEKKPLPEWHPLITGSKTRMHTAGQSVRDQFVYEINVIDWEDHIINHPGRE, via the coding sequence ATGACAACACCTTTTTGGCAAGCTAAATCCCTAGAACAAATGTCCGAACAGGAATGGGAGTCTTTATGTGATGGTTGTGGAAAATGTTGCCTACATAAACTGATGGATGATGATACCGACGAAGTGTATTACACCAATGTGGGCTGTAGTCTATTAGATAATGATACCTGTAGCTGCAAAGATTACGAAAACCGCTTTGATTCTGGTGAAGCTTGTCTAAAACTGACCCGTGATAAAATTAATGAATTTAATTGGTTACCTGATACCTGCGCTTATCGTTTATTGGCGGAAAAAAAACCGCTGCCAGAATGGCACCCACTGATCACGGGCTCAAAAACACGCATGCATACTGCAGGGCAAAGCGTACGCGACCAGTTTGTTTATGAAATTAATGTGATTGATTGGGAAGACCACATTATTAATCACCCAGGGCGAGAGTAA
- the dnaX gene encoding DNA polymerase III subunit gamma/tau, with amino-acid sequence MSYLALARKWRPTQFNEVVGQAHVLTALENALTQNRLHHAYLFSGTRGVGKTTIARLLAKGLNCEHGITATPCGQCDACREIDEGRFVDLLEIDAASRTKVEDTRELLDNVQYKPARGRFKVYLIDEVHMLSRHSFNALLKTLEEPPEYVKFLLATTDPQKLPVTVLSRCLQFNLKPIGVEQIQAQLGSVLQQENILSDDKALSLIAHAADGSMRDALSLTDQAIALGNGSVEGSLVSHMLGTLDTDQALHLLQSVASKTPQGIMSGLQALAENGVEWDGLLQQLATQLHRVAMYQALPATLDEQSPDAEKVMQLANVLTPQDVQLYYQIALKGRDDLALAPTARVGMEMILLRMLAFRPAKQTAIESVVAPVSPAPEPAGSPVSPVASPEAESVTSPSHTMPTQAVSAQASMGSAHSAPTSNVQNARPITQPASTEQATTSQTQSEVSPQAPEPAASAPASSLGGLRHQLRSKRQGTASTQDGGRVKKTVAASKSKESVLDRVSQRAQPTADTQWMSPNETPDNSSTAVENERDYQWKPSQPVVPTVKSDVTPTKLKKALEHEKTREMSYKLTQEAAALNEWAALIQRLTVPKLVEQLALNSVFHQQAEHIELTLRPSHAHLNTEKARDELLTALNIALGQTCQLTVLVGEHGETPLELRESLYQNKLSQAMQSLSSDPNVQFIQRRFNATLDEDSVRPI; translated from the coding sequence ATGAGTTATCTTGCTCTCGCGCGTAAATGGCGACCAACGCAGTTTAATGAGGTTGTGGGCCAAGCTCACGTATTAACTGCGTTAGAGAACGCTTTGACACAGAACCGACTCCATCACGCCTATTTATTTAGTGGTACACGTGGAGTCGGGAAAACAACCATTGCTCGTTTGTTAGCAAAAGGGTTGAATTGCGAACATGGTATTACAGCCACACCTTGTGGCCAGTGTGATGCTTGTCGTGAGATTGATGAAGGGCGATTCGTCGATTTGTTGGAAATCGATGCCGCGTCTCGCACCAAAGTCGAAGATACGCGTGAGTTGCTCGATAACGTGCAATACAAGCCAGCAAGAGGACGTTTCAAGGTTTATTTGATAGATGAAGTGCATATGCTGTCTAGGCACAGCTTTAATGCGCTCTTAAAAACCTTGGAAGAGCCTCCTGAATATGTGAAGTTTTTACTCGCGACAACCGATCCACAAAAACTCCCAGTGACAGTATTGTCGCGCTGCTTGCAATTTAACCTCAAGCCGATTGGGGTTGAGCAGATTCAAGCGCAATTGGGGAGTGTCTTACAGCAAGAAAATATCCTCAGTGACGATAAAGCATTATCTCTAATTGCGCATGCCGCTGACGGCAGTATGCGTGATGCATTGAGTTTAACCGATCAGGCAATTGCTCTAGGTAATGGCAGTGTAGAAGGTAGTTTGGTGTCTCATATGTTGGGAACATTGGATACCGACCAGGCATTGCATCTTTTGCAGTCTGTGGCAAGTAAAACGCCGCAAGGCATCATGAGCGGGTTGCAAGCACTCGCTGAAAATGGTGTCGAGTGGGATGGTTTGCTACAACAACTGGCAACTCAATTGCATCGCGTTGCTATGTATCAAGCGCTACCAGCAACGTTAGATGAACAGTCCCCTGATGCTGAGAAGGTGATGCAGCTTGCGAATGTCCTGACCCCACAGGATGTACAGCTGTACTACCAGATCGCTTTAAAAGGGCGTGATGACTTGGCATTAGCACCGACAGCACGCGTCGGTATGGAAATGATTTTATTGCGCATGTTGGCGTTTCGTCCCGCTAAGCAGACCGCCATAGAATCCGTTGTTGCGCCAGTCTCGCCGGCGCCAGAACCAGCAGGTTCACCTGTATCGCCAGTGGCAAGCCCTGAGGCAGAATCGGTTACATCACCATCTCACACTATGCCAACACAAGCCGTGTCAGCACAAGCTTCGATGGGAAGCGCTCACTCTGCGCCAACGAGTAACGTCCAGAATGCTAGACCGATAACACAACCGGCGTCTACCGAGCAAGCGACAACATCACAAACACAATCGGAAGTATCACCACAAGCGCCTGAGCCTGCTGCATCCGCACCTGCATCGAGCCTAGGTGGGCTGCGTCATCAGTTACGCTCCAAACGTCAAGGTACGGCATCTACGCAAGATGGTGGTCGCGTAAAAAAGACGGTAGCGGCATCTAAATCTAAAGAGTCGGTATTGGATCGCGTATCACAACGCGCCCAACCAACCGCCGATACTCAATGGATGTCGCCTAATGAGACACCTGATAATTCGTCTACAGCTGTTGAGAATGAACGTGATTATCAATGGAAACCAAGTCAACCCGTTGTACCGACTGTTAAGTCTGATGTTACTCCAACGAAGCTGAAAAAAGCGCTAGAGCATGAAAAAACGCGGGAAATGAGTTATAAGCTTACACAAGAAGCCGCCGCCCTTAATGAGTGGGCAGCCTTAATTCAACGTTTGACTGTGCCTAAGTTAGTTGAGCAACTGGCTTTGAATTCTGTTTTTCATCAGCAAGCGGAACATATTGAATTAACGTTGCGGCCTAGTCATGCTCATTTGAATACTGAAAAAGCCCGTGATGAACTATTAACTGCATTAAACATTGCGTTAGGGCAGACATGCCAGCTTACAGTTTTGGTCGGCGAACACGGTGAAACTCCATTAGAATTACGTGAGAGTTTGTATCAAAATAAACTTTCACAAGCCATGCAAAGCTTATCTTCTGATCCTAATGTACAATTTATCCAGCGCCGCTTTAATGCGACACTTGATGAAGATAGCGTAAGGCCTATTTGA
- the apt gene encoding adenine phosphoribosyltransferase → MTTETLSLIKSSIKSVADYPKPGILFRDVMSLLEDAKAYQATIQLFVEKYESMGFTKVVGTEARGFLFGAPLALELGVGFVPVRKPGKLPRETRAQSYELEYGTDTLEIHVDAIQPGDKVLVVDDLLATGGTIEATTKLIRDLGGIVEHAAFVINLPEIGGDKRLESLGLNVYSLCEFDGH, encoded by the coding sequence ATGACAACCGAAACTCTTTCACTGATCAAATCAAGTATCAAAAGCGTCGCAGATTACCCTAAGCCAGGGATTTTATTTCGTGATGTAATGAGCTTGTTAGAAGATGCCAAAGCCTATCAGGCGACTATTCAACTGTTTGTTGAGAAATATGAGTCGATGGGTTTTACTAAGGTAGTCGGCACAGAAGCTCGTGGTTTCCTATTTGGGGCACCGCTAGCGTTGGAATTAGGTGTGGGTTTTGTGCCTGTACGTAAGCCGGGCAAACTACCTCGTGAGACAAGGGCACAGTCTTACGAACTAGAGTACGGTACGGATACCTTAGAAATTCATGTTGATGCAATTCAACCGGGTGACAAAGTGCTTGTGGTTGACGATTTGCTTGCAACAGGCGGTACGATTGAAGCGACAACAAAACTCATCCGCGATCTTGGCGGTATTGTTGAGCATGCTGCATTCGTTATTAATTTGCCTGAAATTGGTGGTGATAAACGTCTGGAAAGTTTAGGGCTGAACGTTTACAGTCTGTGTGAATTTGACGGTCACTAA
- a CDS encoding prepilin peptidase — protein MLPLILIKVLYTDIRYREIRNIDVLLILLSILMVRYAHISHLPYKITLLVLFIGIVLWHCGFCGAGDIKLITVLTLGVDEQWFLLCLVSTLLLGGVLAIALCLWGRLSSNGAPYTKGVPYGVPIVVSFGFGIVLTLLPS, from the coding sequence ATGCTGCCCCTTATTCTTATCAAAGTTCTGTATACAGATATTCGGTATAGAGAAATAAGAAATATTGATGTATTACTTATATTACTAAGTATCTTAATGGTTCGCTATGCGCACATTAGTCACTTACCTTATAAGATAACTTTACTTGTTTTATTTATTGGTATTGTGTTGTGGCATTGTGGCTTTTGCGGTGCTGGTGACATAAAGTTAATAACGGTCTTAACATTAGGGGTGGATGAGCAATGGTTCTTACTTTGCCTTGTTAGCACGCTGTTGTTAGGAGGTGTGTTAGCGATAGCGCTTTGCTTATGGGGACGTTTATCTTCTAATGGCGCACCCTATACTAAAGGCGTTCCTTATGGGGTACCTATTGTTGTTAGCTTTGGCTTCGGTATTGTGTTAACCCTGCTACCCAGTTAA
- a CDS encoding type II and III secretion system protein family protein — protein MTRILALTIFLGMSSSVFAAGVMNISNGEANSLVAKDAISSVFIANPAIADYQVIGKRKVVVFGKKVGNTSLIVFDGDGNALINNTVVVNESLLAIKQQVAMRYPHLDISIYNLGKQIVLSGVVASEEQKQGIESLIGELMEKTSTEKTVKVPSDSNGSSGSGTGSNSSSTGSNSDSDEQSLDLGKQYQGIVNNLEVAVTKQVNVKLTVAEVSQSFAENLGIQINSAGQSNGIFVNSITHFSASDIVSVINAVADNTVGQVLAEPNISVISGGNASFLVGGELPVVTTSNNGSSVSYKEYGIRLNLAANVLRDNKIKLAINPEVSSLDSQFKNNTYDVPALKTRKAKTTVELGDGQSFILGGLLSNEETESLSKIPYIGDIPILGALFRYTQTERKKTELVIVATVSLVKPIETNQVTLPAFERTTNLQRFFALDDKTDSTYTAREWLSNGGFIQ, from the coding sequence ATGACGAGGATATTAGCACTCACAATATTCCTGGGTATGAGCTCCTCAGTTTTTGCTGCTGGTGTGATGAATATCAGTAATGGTGAAGCTAATTCTCTTGTTGCGAAAGATGCAATAAGTTCCGTCTTTATTGCCAACCCAGCTATAGCGGATTACCAAGTGATTGGTAAACGTAAAGTGGTGGTCTTTGGTAAAAAGGTCGGCAACACCTCACTGATTGTGTTTGATGGTGATGGTAATGCACTCATTAATAACACAGTGGTTGTCAATGAAAGTTTATTAGCAATTAAACAGCAAGTTGCCATGCGTTATCCACATCTCGATATTTCTATCTACAATTTGGGCAAACAAATTGTGCTGAGCGGTGTGGTTGCCAGTGAAGAGCAAAAGCAAGGTATCGAATCGCTTATTGGCGAGTTGATGGAAAAAACATCGACTGAAAAAACGGTTAAGGTTCCTTCCGATTCGAATGGTAGTTCTGGATCTGGTACAGGTTCAAATTCATCATCTACAGGTTCAAACTCGGATAGTGATGAACAAAGCTTAGACTTAGGTAAGCAGTATCAAGGTATTGTTAATAATCTTGAAGTGGCAGTGACAAAGCAGGTTAATGTAAAACTTACCGTTGCTGAAGTGTCCCAGTCATTTGCTGAGAACTTAGGCATTCAAATCAACTCAGCGGGCCAGAGCAATGGTATTTTTGTTAATAGTATTACTCATTTTAGCGCCAGTGATATTGTCTCAGTTATTAACGCCGTTGCGGATAATACTGTTGGACAAGTTTTAGCAGAGCCAAATATTTCTGTTATCTCGGGCGGTAATGCGAGCTTCCTGGTGGGGGGGGAGTTACCTGTAGTGACAACCAGCAATAATGGTAGCAGCGTTTCTTATAAAGAATATGGCATTCGTTTAAATTTAGCCGCAAATGTGTTGCGTGATAATAAAATTAAGCTCGCTATTAATCCTGAAGTAAGCTCATTAGATTCTCAGTTTAAAAATAATACTTATGATGTTCCTGCGCTGAAAACCCGTAAAGCGAAGACCACAGTTGAGCTTGGCGATGGGCAAAGCTTTATCCTTGGCGGTTTATTAAGTAATGAAGAAACCGAGTCACTATCCAAAATTCCTTATATTGGTGATATTCCAATTTTAGGTGCGTTATTTCGTTATACTCAGACCGAGCGTAAAAAAACCGAACTTGTGATTGTCGCGACAGTCAGTTTGGTGAAGCCGATTGAAACCAACCAAGTGACATTACCTGCGTTTGAGCGTACTACCAACTTGCAACGCTTCTTTGCTTTGGATGATAAAACCGATAGTACTTATACTGCGCGTGAGTGGTTATCAAATGGAGGGTTTATCCAATGA
- the recR gene encoding recombination mediator RecR: MRTSPMLEHLMEALRCLPGVGPKSAQRMAFHLLQRDRKGGLQLADALNKAMVEIGHCSECRTFTEDDICHICNNHKRAESGQICVVESPADIAALEATGQFSGRYFVLMGHLSPLDGIGPSDIGLDILDYRLQRGDVQEVILATNPTVEGEATAHYINELCREHEVSASRIAHGVPMGGELELVDGTTLSHSLLGRLKLS; encoded by the coding sequence ATGCGAACCAGTCCTATGCTGGAGCATTTGATGGAGGCCTTACGTTGTCTGCCGGGAGTCGGTCCTAAGTCAGCTCAACGTATGGCCTTTCATTTGTTACAGCGCGATAGAAAAGGTGGCTTACAGTTAGCCGATGCGCTTAACAAAGCCATGGTTGAGATAGGCCATTGCAGCGAATGCCGAACTTTTACCGAAGATGACATTTGTCATATCTGTAACAACCATAAACGTGCAGAAAGTGGGCAGATTTGTGTGGTAGAAAGCCCTGCAGATATCGCAGCATTAGAAGCGACAGGGCAATTTTCTGGCCGCTACTTTGTACTGATGGGCCATCTTTCACCGCTCGATGGTATTGGCCCTAGTGATATTGGCCTAGATATTCTTGATTACCGCTTACAACGTGGTGATGTGCAAGAAGTGATCTTAGCAACTAATCCAACGGTTGAAGGCGAAGCTACCGCTCATTATATTAACGAGCTGTGCCGAGAGCATGAAGTGTCTGCTAGTCGTATTGCTCATGGTGTCCCGATGGGAGGTGAGTTGGAATTAGTCGATGGTACGACGCTTTCACACTCATTACTGGGTAGACTCAAATTATCGTAA